GATGCCGGCCAATACGGCGCTAACTGGAACTTCGAACGGGGCAAGCAACAAGCGCGAGCTTAAATCAGCCGACAGCATCAGCGCGGACCCCAGCAAAATAGAATAGGGAAGTTGGGAGGCGATCGTCACGCCGGCCAGCGTCCTGGCGCAATACGGAGCGATTAATCCCAAAAACGGAATAGGACCAGCGAGTGCTACGCTTGTGCCGGTCAACAGTGCCACGACCGTCACCGCCCCCACCCTAGCCGGAGCGGGTCCCTGCCCAAGCGCGCGCGCCAAATCATCGCCCAAGGCCAGCGCCGATAACGGGCGCACCAGCGCCATGGCCGCCGTCAGACCGACGCCTATCAGCACCAGACCGGGCCAAAGTAATCCGGCATGCGGATGGGCTAAGGAACCCAACAACCAAAACCGATAACGATCCAGATAGGCGGTGCTGACCAAGGCCAGCCACGCCGTCAGACTATGGCAGGTGGCGGTGAGCGCCAATCCGGCCAACACCAGCCGTAAAGGCGATGTCTGGCCGCCGCCGGCACGCGCCAACAGCAACACCAAAAGACTGCCCAAGCTTGCCCCACCCAGGGCCCAGCCGATCTGCGCAGCAGGACTTTGCCCGGCAAACCAAGCGATACCGAGTGCCACCCCAAGTGCGGCGCCACTGTTGACACCCAACAACCCGGTTTCAGCGAGTGGATTGCGCGTGACGGTCTGCAACAAAACCCCGGCTGCGCCCAATGCCGCACCCAGGGCCAAGGCCTTAAGCAGGCGGGGCAGCCGCAATTCGCCCAATACCAGATCGACATGGGCGTCGCCGGACGCCCCTAGCAGCCAATGCAGACTGTCTTGCCAGCCGACACCACCTGCGCCAAAGCTTAACGATGCGAAGGCCAACAACAGCACGGAAAGTGGCAGCAAAACACCTAAAAGGGCGGCTTTAGGCGCCTTCACGATCCGCTCTCCACCGCGTCAAATGCCGATACCACATCTTCAAGGAGCGTTTTGGCAGCCAGCGGACCACCGATGACCGTCCATAAAGCCGCATCCACTTCGCGCACTCGATGCAGCCGCGCTGCCCGCAATTCCGCAAAAGCCGGTTCGTCTCGCAAGGCAGCGACGCCGTGCGGATCCGGTGCAAAATTACCGATGAACAACCAATCGCCGTCGATATCGGCCAATACTTCCCGGCTTAACGGCGCTCCATGTCCGGCACCGGGTTGACGTTGGGCAGGAGGCCGAGTCAAACCCAAATCTGTCAGAACCCGCCCGGCAAACGCATCGCCCAGCATATACATGGGGCCGTTAGGCGTAAGTCTGACAATGCTCACCGATTCACCCCAGTGCGCTTTCAGTTGCTCTCGCAGGCGGGCAGCCAGCGTACGATACTCTTCGAGTACTTGCGAACCGGCCTGCTGCCGACCCACCGCATCCGCAATACGCCTCACGCTGTCTTGCCAGTGTTCACCAGGATAAAAGCTGACTACGGTCGGCGCAATCGCGCGTAGTTGCTCCAGGAATGCAGGATCGCTCTGACCGCCGGCCAAGATCAAATCCGGGCGTAGCGCGACGATGCGGTCCAAAGACGGCTGGGCGAAATCACCTACGCTGTCTATCCCATTCACCCGTCCCCCCAAATAGCGCGGCGGGTGCTGGCTGCCGCGACCG
The window above is part of the Methylomonas sp. ZR1 genome. Proteins encoded here:
- a CDS encoding iron ABC transporter permease, with translation MKAPKAALLGVLLPLSVLLLAFASLSFGAGGVGWQDSLHWLLGASGDAHVDLVLGELRLPRLLKALALGAALGAAGVLLQTVTRNPLAETGLLGVNSGAALGVALGIAWFAGQSPAAQIGWALGGASLGSLLVLLLARAGGGQTSPLRLVLAGLALTATCHSLTAWLALVSTAYLDRYRFWLLGSLAHPHAGLLWPGLVLIGVGLTAAMALVRPLSALALGDDLARALGQGPAPARVGAVTVVALLTGTSVALAGPIPFLGLIAPYCARTLAGVTIASQLPYSILLGSALMLSADLSSRLLLAPFEVPVSAVLAGIGAPLLIWMVNRDATLGLMPAGSER
- a CDS encoding ABC transporter substrate-binding protein; protein product: MKRPMFRVRIVLILILAACDGPPPATPEQGARELIDAIGRPVSVPQAAQRVVALSELDLDAALALGLRPVGASNGRGSQHPPRYLGGRVNGIDSVGDFAQPSLDRIVALRPDLILAGGQSDPAFLEQLRAIAPTVVSFYPGEHWQDSVRRIADAVGRQQAGSQVLEEYRTLAARLREQLKAHWGESVSIVRLTPNGPMYMLGDAFAGRVLTDLGLTRPPAQRQPGAGHGAPLSREVLADIDGDWLFIGNFAPDPHGVAALRDEPAFAELRAARLHRVREVDAALWTVIGGPLAAKTLLEDVVSAFDAVESGS